GCACGTCATTCTGCCCTCGCTCAGCTCGGAGGCCATGGCGCCGGCGGTGCCCATCCAGGAGGCCATCGCCGAGGCCTTTCAGGCCGCCCATCAGCGTCTGCAGGAGGAAGTGCCGGAAGGAGCAACCACCCTCACCATCGTACTGCTGATGGGGAAGCGCATCTATGTTGGGCACGCCGGCGACTGCCGGCTCTATCTCCTGCGCGGCGGCGAGCTTCGCCAACTGACGCGCGATCATTCGCTCCTGCACCGGCTGTTCGAGCTGGGGCAGATTGACCCGGAAGAGCTGGAAGCGCTGGACCAGGATGCCCGCCGCAACGCCCTATATCGGGCAGTGGGCCAGCCCAACCCATTGGAAATTGACCTGGCCTCTCACGGCCTGCTGGCCGGCGATGGGCTGGTATTGTGCTCGGACGGGTTGTGGGGCGCGGTGCCGCGGGCGGAAATGAAGGACATCCTCCAGCAGGCTCCCACGCCGGCGGATGCCTGCCAGGCGCTGGTGGCGGCGGCCAATGCACACGGCGGGCCGGACAATATCACCGTCATCGTGGTGCATCCCGCGGGATAGGGCGCGGAAAGGGATGGAGGGATTGGGAGCAATAGCATGACCTTTTCCGCATGGGACAAGGGTGCAGGGGAACAAGGCGAAGAGGACTACTACCGCATACTGGGGGTGGAGGATGACGCCTCACAGGAGGAAATTCGCGCCGCGTACCGGGACCTGGTGCGGCAGTATCATCCGGACGCCGGCCTGGTCAAAGGGACGGCCTTTTTCTTCCGCCAGATCCAGCAGGCCTACGAAACCTTGGGCGACCCCCAGCGCCGGCAGGAATACGACGAGCGCCTGCGGCGGGAAGGGAAGCGCCCGCCGCGGCTGTTCGCGCTGGATGTCCTGCCCGGGCCGGCGGAACTGGCCTGCGTGGACGAGCCTCAGCTCCTGTACCTGCTCATCACCCTGACGCCGCTGGCGAACCGCCCCCAGCCCCATACGCGCCTCAACCTCTGCCTGGTGATTGACTGCAGTACCTCCATGAAGGGGGAGCGGTTGGCCGCTGTGCGAGAGGCCATCCTGCACCTGGTGGAGGAAATGCAGTCCGATGACATACTTTCCCTGGTGGCTTTTTCCGACACGGCGCAAGTGCTCCTGCCCCCACAGCACACCCCGCCGTCGCGCGTCCTGCGGCCCATTCTGGCATCCCTGACCACCGACGGCGGAACGGAGATATTCCAGGGCCTGCAGGCCGGCCTGTCCCTGGTGGGGCGCACCCGTTCCGACCACCAAATTAATCACCTCTTACTGCTCACGGACGGTCACACCTATGGGGACGCGCAGAAATGCCTGCTGGCGGCGCGATCCGCGGCGCGGCAGGATATCGGCATCTCTGCCTTCGGTGTCGGCCATGACTGGAACGAGGACTTTTTGGACCATCTGACGGCGGCCGCCGGCGGACAGGTGGTCTTTATCGAAAACCCTGCCGGCATCGGGCGCGCCTTTCTGGAACATCTGCGCCAACTGAAGGAGGCCTGGATCACCGACCTGACCATGCGGCTGTATTATACGCCGGCCGCCCGCTTCAAGGCGGCCTTTGCCCTGACACCCGAACTGCGGATGCTGGAGGAGACAGATGGGGAACTGGCGCTGGGAAGCCTGCCGTACACCCGCCCGCGCCATGTGCTGGTGGAAAGCATCGTCAGCCCCCTTGAAGCAGGGACGCATCGGGTGCTTCAGGTGGAAGCGGCCGGCATGGTGCCGGCCTACGGCACGCCGGCGGTTCAGCGCAAGGTCGTGCGGGTGCCCTTCCGCTCCCAGGGCGTCACCCGGCCGTTGATGCCGGCGGCCATCGTAGAAGCGGCCCAGAAGGTCTCTTTGCTCCGGATGCAGAAGCTGATCGAGGAAGAAGCAGGGCAGGGGCGGGTGCCGCAGGCCACCACCCTGTTGGAAGGGCTAGCGACCCGGCTGATGCAGGAGGGGCAGGACGAACTGGCCGGCGTGCTCATACAGGAAGCGCGTCTGCTGGCGGAGACCGGCCGGCTTTCCCCCGCCGGCGCCAAGCGCTTGCGCTTCGGCACGCGTGCCCTCCAGCCACTGCTCCCCGGCGGAACAGAGTGAGGAGGCGGGTATGCCGGTCTGTCCCACCTGCGGCCACCCGTATATCCTGAACACCATTTTCTGCGAGCAGTGCGGCACCGCCCTGCAGCCCCTGCACCAGACAGAGGGGCTCGCATCCGCCGGCACCCGCGCCCCAACCGGCCCTGCGCCGGCGGTGGTGCTGGAAATGCTATCTGGCGCACACCAGTTTCGGCTCCCAACGGACGCTCTGCCGGCCGTCATCGGGCGCGCCGATGCCGGCCAGACGAGCCGGCCGCAGGTGGACCTGGCGCCCTACGGTGGGCTGGAGCGCGGGGTCTCGCGCCAGCATGCCCGGCTGGTATGGCAGGACGGCCGCCTGATGATAGAGGACCTCGCCAGCACCAACGGCACCTGGGTCAATGATGTGCGGCTGGCCCCCAATGTGCCTCACCCTCTGCGGGATGGGGACATCCTGCGGCTGGGCACCCTGCGCCTGCGGGTGCAGGTGCGCGCCGGCGGTACGGCTCT
The window above is part of the Anaerolineae bacterium genome. Proteins encoded here:
- a CDS encoding serine/threonine-protein phosphatase, which gives rise to ESGIPCARALFSMASHIGMVREENEDSAFAWLQHLSTHEGLQTVGLFMVADGMGGHLHGEAASRLAVQTAGESLLRHVILPSLSSEAMAPAVPIQEAIAEAFQAAHQRLQEEVPEGATTLTIVLLMGKRIYVGHAGDCRLYLLRGGELRQLTRDHSLLHRLFELGQIDPEELEALDQDARRNALYRAVGQPNPLEIDLASHGLLAGDGLVLCSDGLWGAVPRAEMKDILQQAPTPADACQALVAAANAHGGPDNITVIVVHPAG
- a CDS encoding DnaJ domain-containing protein, with translation MTFSAWDKGAGEQGEEDYYRILGVEDDASQEEIRAAYRDLVRQYHPDAGLVKGTAFFFRQIQQAYETLGDPQRRQEYDERLRREGKRPPRLFALDVLPGPAELACVDEPQLLYLLITLTPLANRPQPHTRLNLCLVIDCSTSMKGERLAAVREAILHLVEEMQSDDILSLVAFSDTAQVLLPPQHTPPSRVLRPILASLTTDGGTEIFQGLQAGLSLVGRTRSDHQINHLLLLTDGHTYGDAQKCLLAARSAARQDIGISAFGVGHDWNEDFLDHLTAAAGGQVVFIENPAGIGRAFLEHLRQLKEAWITDLTMRLYYTPAARFKAAFALTPELRMLEETDGELALGSLPYTRPRHVLVESIVSPLEAGTHRVLQVEAAGMVPAYGTPAVQRKVVRVPFRSQGVTRPLMPAAIVEAAQKVSLLRMQKLIEEEAGQGRVPQATTLLEGLATRLMQEGQDELAGVLIQEARLLAETGRLSPAGAKRLRFGTRALQPLLPGGTE
- a CDS encoding FHA domain-containing protein, whose amino-acid sequence is MPVCPTCGHPYILNTIFCEQCGTALQPLHQTEGLASAGTRAPTGPAPAVVLEMLSGAHQFRLPTDALPAVIGRADAGQTSRPQVDLAPYGGLERGVSRQHARLVWQDGRLMIEDLASTNGTWVNDVRLAPNVPHPLRDGDILRLGTLRLRVQVRAGGTALEHHVSEHK